A genome region from Triticum aestivum cultivar Chinese Spring chromosome 2B, IWGSC CS RefSeq v2.1, whole genome shotgun sequence includes the following:
- the LOC123045764 gene encoding SWI/SNF complex subunit SWI3A homolog, which produces MSPAAAGAASSGEAPPSREPYTIPASSGWFRWDDIHETERQALPDFFGGAGGTGFGTASRNPRIYREYRDYIINKYREDPARRLTFTEVRKALVGDATLLRKLFGFLDASGLINFSATSSRPAAQQPGPGAVIEAPLGLQVTPRPPASYFVEERLGGGSADGAFRLPQLTSYTDVFGEWTPGKGPICGFCGDECKDGKVETLKDGFKVCSTCCTTNSAKKEEANKCSVVKQESSDNHASSAWTDAETLLLLEGVLKHGDDWDLITQHVRTKNKTECIARLIQLPFGEHMLGNINNGKSDIRFHTNQTTDGKTNHFIVKEASSQSADMVDGMQIDGEEDGADKLVEDHPSKRRRLCSSIDVTSSLMEQLALLTTAVSPDVVAAAAAASIKALGNENPQAKKAFHLSEKEYQVKSFSSNHVQESDCNVGNKEAEMHGQTVPDKKMEKNFISTAYQVRAAVGTAVGVAAARAKMLADQEEREMELLMASIIETQLRKIQYKIKHFEELELIMDQEYTAIQQIKESLMKEWQTVLERAFQTGAPLQRDEVLTRLFLDRSTP; this is translated from the exons ATGTCGCCGGCGGcggccggcgccgcctcctccggcgaagcgccgccgtCGCGCGAGCCCTACACCATCCCCGCCTCGTCCG GTTGGTTCCGCTGGGACGACATCCACGAGACGGAGCGCCAGGCGCTCCCGGACTTCTTCGGCGGCGCCGGCGGCACCGGCTTCGGGACGGCGTCGCGGAACCCCCGGATCTACCGCGAGTACCGCGACTACATCATCAATAAGTACCGGGAGGACCCCGCCCGCCGCCTCACCTTCACCGAGGTCCGCAAGGCGCTCGTCGGCGACGCCACGCTCCTCCGGAAGCTCTTTGGCTTCCTAGACGCCTCCGGCCTCATCaacttctccgccacctcctcccgccCCGCGGCGCAGCAGCCTGGGCCGGGCGCCGTCATAGAGGCGCCCCTGGGGTTGCAGGTGACGCCACGCCCGCCGGCGTCCTACTTCGTGGAGGAGAGACTGGGAGGAGGGAGCGCGGACGGCGCGTTCCGCTTGCCTCAGCTCACCTCGTACACCGATGTGTTCGGGGAGTGGACGCCTGGGAAGGGGCCCATATGCGGCTTCTGCGGCGACGAGTGCAAGGACGGCAAGGTGGAAACCTTGAAG GATGGTTTTAAAGTATGTTCAACGTGTTGCACAACCAATAGCGCAAAGAAGGAGGAAGCAAATAAATGCTCTGTTGTTAAACAGGAGAGCTCTGACAACCATGCTTCCAGTGCATGGACAGATGCAGAGACGCTACTCCTTTTAGAAGGTGTCCTAAAACATGGAGATGACTGGGATCTTATTACCCAGCATGTCCGCACAAAGAATAAAACAGAGTGCATTGCTAGGCTTATTCAGTTGCCTTTTGGTGAACATATGCTGGGCAACATAAATAATGGTAAATCTGATATTAGGTTCCATACAAACCAAACTACTGATGGCAAAACGAACCACTTTATTGTGAAGGAGGCATCAAGTCAGTCGGCCGATATGGTTGATGGCATGCAGATTGACGGGGAGGAAGATGGTGCTGATAAATTAGTTGAAGACCATCCTTCAAAGCGTCGGCGTTTATGTTCGTCAATAGATGTCACCAGTTCATTAATGGAGCAG TTAGCACTGCTGACTACCGCGGTGAGCCCAGATGTTGTGGCTGCAGCTGCAGCTGCATCAATTAAAGCATTGGGCAATGAAAATCCCCAAGCAAAGAAGGCATTTCATCTCAGCGAGAAAGAATACCAAGTCAAATCATTCTCTTCTAACCATGTCCAAGAGAG TGATTGCAATGTTGGCAATAAGGAAGCAGAAATGCATGGACAGACTGTTCCTG ATAAGAAAATGGAAAAAAACTTTATTTCTACCGCATATCAAGTGAGGGCAGCTGTTGGAACAGCTGTTGGTGTAGCTGCTGCCCGCGCGAAGATGCTCGCGGACCAGGAAGAGCGGGAGATGGAGCTTCTAATGGCGTCCATAATTGAAACTCAG CTAAGAAAGATCCAATACAAGATCAAACACTTTGAGGAGCTAGAGTTGATCATGGATCAGGAGTACACCGCCATACAACAAATAAAGGAATCCCTGATGAAGGAATGGCAAACGGTCCTGGAGCGAGCATTTCAGACTGGAGCACCGCTTCAGAGGGACGAAGTGCTCACAAGGCTGTTCCTGGACAGGTCTACTCCATAG
- the LOC123045765 gene encoding surfeit locus protein 2 isoform X2: MAKKGKAAAAAASASDSGASSPQGSVEGGGEKEGSFLLGQPTWEDAGGGRWRCAETGHELPEREKDAYARSRACRLALIDHGVAHKKPPLNAFKPHPEHKSKLVCNITGDTINKSEEHIWKHVNGKRFLNKLEKLEEKMASGETGKVEGEQSNEVAKKSKSAKKKDKKKEKKEKKKAVVVNPSLPREPEPEIDDSDDSEFWVPPVGSRWDDDDGKDRWESSPGKDDIAEDEGASDDEDDDEMADKDDEVSEELASRTKRLSVEAVGPSSFATRKKKPRKDE, from the exons ATGGCGAAAAAGGgcaaggccgccgccgccgccgcttcagcGTCCGACTCGGGGGCGTCGAGCCCCCAGGGCTCcgtcgagggcggcggggagaAGGAGGGCAGCTTCCTGCTGGGCCAGCCCACCTGGGAGGAcgccggcggcgggcggtggcggtgcGCGGAGACCGGCCACGAGCTGCCGGAGCGGGAGAAGGACGCCTACGCGCGGTCCCGCGCCTGCCGCCTCGCGCTCATCGATCACGGCGTCGCGCACAAGAAGCCGCCGCTCAACGCCTTCAAGCCCCACCCGGAGCACAA gtccaagcttgtatgcaACATTACCGGGGACACCATAAACAAATCGGAGGAGCACATCTGGAAGCATGTAAATGGGAAGAGGTTCCTGAATAAACTAG AAAAGCTAGAGGAAAAGATGGCATCAGGTGAGACAGGCAAAGTAGAAGGTGAACAGTCAAATGAAGTCGCAAAGAAATCCAAGTctgccaagaagaaggacaagaagaaggagaagaaggagaagaagaaagctgtTGTTGTCAACCCTTCTTTGCCACGAGAACCTGAACCAGAAATTGATGATTCAGATGATTCGGAATTTTGGGTGCCTCCTGTTGGAAGTCGTTGGGATGATGATGACGGGAAAGACCGATGGGAGTCCTCTCCGGGGAAGGATGATATAGCAGAGGATGAAGGTGCATCCG atgacgaggacgacgacgaaatGGCTGACAAGGATGATGAAGTGTCGGAGGAACTGGCTTCAAG GACAAAGCGATTGTCAGTGGAAGCTGTTGGACCAAGTAGTTTCGCTACAAGGAAGAAAAAGCCCCGAAAGGACGAGTAG
- the LOC123045765 gene encoding surfeit locus protein 2 isoform X1 has translation MAKKGKAAAAAASASDSGASSPQGSVEGGGEKEGSFLLGQPTWEDAGGGRWRCAETGHELPEREKDAYARSRACRLALIDHGVAHKKPPLNAFKPHPEHKSKLVCNITGDTINKSEEHIWKHVNGKRFLNKLEKLEEKMASGETGKVEGEQSNEVAKKSKSAKKKDKKKEKKEKKKAVVVNPSLPREPEPEIDDSDDSEFWVPPVGSRWDDDDGKDRWESSPGKDDIAEDEGASDDEDDDEMADKDDEVSEELASSRTKRLSVEAVGPSSFATRKKKPRKDE, from the exons ATGGCGAAAAAGGgcaaggccgccgccgccgccgcttcagcGTCCGACTCGGGGGCGTCGAGCCCCCAGGGCTCcgtcgagggcggcggggagaAGGAGGGCAGCTTCCTGCTGGGCCAGCCCACCTGGGAGGAcgccggcggcgggcggtggcggtgcGCGGAGACCGGCCACGAGCTGCCGGAGCGGGAGAAGGACGCCTACGCGCGGTCCCGCGCCTGCCGCCTCGCGCTCATCGATCACGGCGTCGCGCACAAGAAGCCGCCGCTCAACGCCTTCAAGCCCCACCCGGAGCACAA gtccaagcttgtatgcaACATTACCGGGGACACCATAAACAAATCGGAGGAGCACATCTGGAAGCATGTAAATGGGAAGAGGTTCCTGAATAAACTAG AAAAGCTAGAGGAAAAGATGGCATCAGGTGAGACAGGCAAAGTAGAAGGTGAACAGTCAAATGAAGTCGCAAAGAAATCCAAGTctgccaagaagaaggacaagaagaaggagaagaaggagaagaagaaagctgtTGTTGTCAACCCTTCTTTGCCACGAGAACCTGAACCAGAAATTGATGATTCAGATGATTCGGAATTTTGGGTGCCTCCTGTTGGAAGTCGTTGGGATGATGATGACGGGAAAGACCGATGGGAGTCCTCTCCGGGGAAGGATGATATAGCAGAGGATGAAGGTGCATCCG atgacgaggacgacgacgaaatGGCTGACAAGGATGATGAAGTGTCGGAGGAACTGGCTTCAAG CAGGACAAAGCGATTGTCAGTGGAAGCTGTTGGACCAAGTAGTTTCGCTACAAGGAAGAAAAAGCCCCGAAAGGACGAGTAG